One genomic segment of Pyruvatibacter mobilis includes these proteins:
- the cysK gene encoding cysteine synthase A, with the protein MTDKPGRGRIYNSITETIGNTPLVRLNRMNKNAKADVLLKLEFFNPLSSVKDRIGVAMIEALEAEGKINENTVLIEPTSGNTGIALAFVAAAKGYRLILVMPESMSLERRKMLALLGAELELTDAAKGMKGAVARAEELLQSTPNAVMPQQFDNPANPDIHRKTTAEEIWNDTDGKVDVVISGVGTAGTFTGVGSVLKAKKPSVKMIAIEPEDSPILSGGQPGPHKIQGIGAGFVPGNMDKSLIDEVITIGNETAFEYSRRAAREEGIAGGISSGAAIAAALEVAERPEMEGKTIVAIIPSFAERYLSTALFDGI; encoded by the coding sequence ATGACGGACAAACCCGGCCGCGGCCGCATTTACAACAGCATTACCGAGACCATCGGCAACACGCCGCTGGTGCGCCTCAACCGCATGAACAAGAACGCCAAGGCGGACGTGCTGCTGAAGCTTGAGTTCTTCAACCCGCTGTCGAGCGTGAAGGACCGCATCGGCGTGGCGATGATCGAAGCACTCGAAGCCGAGGGCAAGATCAACGAAAACACCGTCCTGATCGAGCCGACCTCGGGCAATACGGGCATTGCGCTGGCCTTCGTGGCCGCGGCCAAGGGCTACCGCCTCATCCTCGTGATGCCGGAAAGCATGTCGCTGGAACGGCGCAAGATGCTGGCGCTGCTGGGTGCCGAACTGGAGCTGACGGATGCCGCCAAGGGCATGAAGGGCGCTGTTGCCCGTGCCGAGGAACTGCTGCAGTCCACGCCCAATGCGGTGATGCCGCAGCAGTTCGACAATCCGGCCAACCCTGATATCCACCGCAAGACGACCGCGGAAGAAATCTGGAACGACACCGACGGCAAGGTGGACGTGGTGATCTCCGGCGTCGGCACGGCGGGCACCTTTACCGGTGTCGGATCTGTACTCAAGGCGAAGAAGCCGAGCGTGAAGATGATCGCCATCGAACCGGAAGACTCCCCCATTCTCTCCGGCGGCCAGCCGGGCCCGCACAAGATCCAGGGCATCGGCGCAGGCTTCGTGCCGGGCAACATGGACAAGAGCCTGATTGATGAAGTGATCACCATCGGCAACGAGACGGCGTTCGAATATTCCCGCCGGGCTGCGCGCGAAGAAGGCATTGCGGGCGGCATCTCGTCGGGGGCCGCCATTGCCGCGGCACTCGAAGTGGCCGAGCGGCCGGAGATGGAAGGCAAGACCATTGTTGCCATCATTCCGAGCTTCGCCGAACGCTATCTGTCGACGGCGCTGTTCGACGGCATCTAG
- the mutM gene encoding bifunctional DNA-formamidopyrimidine glycosylase/DNA-(apurinic or apyrimidinic site) lyase, whose product MPELPEVETVRRGIAPAMEGRRFLHVEAKRPDLRFPLPEGFTGRLEGQALESLARRGKYLVGRLTDGALLIMHLGMSGRFVVEMPDTPDRDATRPGAFHLDTGANAHALHEHIIFRMEGGGVVRYSDPRRFGFMTIEETGDERQNQFLRVLGPEPLEKTFKPSVLAAGLHKRKSPIKTALLDQAVVAGLGNIYVCEALFRSGISPKRVAATLVKQSGEPTDRLKKLHKAIREVLAEAIEAGGSSLRDHAQADGSLGYFQHTFRVYDREGMPCTTLGCDTDIRRITQSGRSTFYCGKCQR is encoded by the coding sequence ATGCCCGAACTGCCCGAGGTTGAAACCGTCCGCCGCGGCATTGCGCCCGCAATGGAAGGCCGCCGCTTCCTGCATGTGGAGGCCAAGCGCCCGGACTTGCGGTTCCCGCTGCCGGAGGGCTTTACCGGCCGGCTTGAGGGACAGGCACTCGAGAGCCTCGCGCGGCGCGGCAAATATCTGGTAGGGCGGCTGACAGACGGGGCATTGCTCATCATGCATCTGGGCATGTCCGGCCGCTTTGTGGTTGAGATGCCTGACACCCCTGACCGCGATGCAACGCGCCCCGGTGCCTTTCATCTCGATACCGGCGCCAACGCCCACGCCCTGCACGAGCACATCATCTTCCGCATGGAAGGCGGGGGCGTCGTCCGCTATTCGGACCCGCGCCGCTTCGGCTTTATGACCATCGAGGAAACTGGCGACGAAAGGCAAAACCAGTTCCTGCGCGTGCTTGGCCCCGAGCCGCTAGAGAAGACCTTCAAGCCGTCGGTGCTCGCAGCAGGTCTGCACAAGCGCAAATCCCCCATCAAGACTGCTCTGCTGGATCAGGCCGTGGTGGCGGGTCTCGGCAATATCTATGTGTGCGAGGCGCTTTTCCGGTCGGGCATATCGCCCAAGCGCGTTGCGGCCACGCTCGTCAAACAGTCAGGCGAACCGACCGACCGGCTCAAGAAGCTGCACAAGGCCATCCGCGAAGTCCTGGCTGAAGCTATTGAGGCCGGTGGCAGTTCCCTGCGCGACCACGCTCAGGCAGACGGGTCACTCGGCTATTTCCAGCACACCTTCCGGGTTTATGACCGCGAAGGCATGCCTTGCACGACGCTGGGCTGCGACACTGATATTCGCCGCATCACCCAATCAGGACGCTCGACATTCTATTGCGGGAAATGCCAAAGGTAG
- a CDS encoding HesA/MoeB/ThiF family protein: MALSGDQLERYARHILLKEIGGPGQQALLAARVLIIGAGGLGSPAALYLAASGVGTIGLVDDDHVSLSNLQRQIAHTTAAVGEPKTESAARTLTALNPDTRINQHTERLTSGNVDALVSGYDMVLDGCDNFETRFLVSDACERAQIPLVSGAVGRFDGQLAVFHPWETDADGTPGPGYRDLVPEMPPPGSVPTCEEAGVVGALTGVIGSMMAMEAIKEITGAGTSMAGSLLLYDALDTRIRRVKLRRDPHRG, encoded by the coding sequence ATGGCGCTGTCCGGCGACCAGCTCGAGCGCTATGCGCGGCATATCCTCCTGAAGGAAATCGGCGGGCCGGGGCAGCAGGCGCTGCTCGCGGCCCGCGTCCTCATCATCGGCGCCGGCGGGCTCGGCTCGCCGGCAGCTCTCTATCTGGCAGCTTCCGGCGTGGGGACCATCGGGCTTGTGGATGATGACCATGTGTCGCTGTCCAACCTGCAGCGGCAGATAGCGCATACGACCGCTGCGGTGGGCGAACCAAAGACTGAAAGCGCAGCCCGCACGCTGACCGCCCTCAACCCGGACACCAGAATCAATCAGCATACGGAACGCCTGACGTCAGGCAATGTGGACGCGCTTGTCTCGGGCTATGACATGGTGCTGGACGGCTGCGACAATTTCGAAACGCGGTTTCTGGTGAGTGATGCCTGCGAGCGCGCGCAGATACCGCTGGTGTCCGGCGCCGTCGGCCGGTTCGATGGGCAGCTCGCGGTCTTCCATCCGTGGGAGACCGACGCGGATGGCACACCGGGACCGGGCTATCGCGACCTGGTGCCGGAGATGCCGCCGCCGGGCAGCGTGCCCACCTGTGAGGAAGCCGGTGTGGTGGGCGCGCTTACCGGCGTCATCGGATCGATGATGGCAATGGAAGCGATCAAGGAAATCACCGGCGCCGGCACCAGCATGGCGGGCAGCCTGCTGCTTTACGATGCGCTGGATACCCGTATTCGGCGGGTGAAGCTGCGTCGCGACCCGCATCGCGGGTAA
- a CDS encoding PAS domain-containing protein: MLETPTRLCPLESGANLPSKAFSAFYAQWNAARGSQDMPDVSRLVPTALPPHLLPSTAIIGVDHEPDRLVVRLAGSRVLDATGVEFTNWEIGSLSALPRHFRANEIGTSRFDTAVAKLNWVVERGQPACGGGSIPWARKAHMQQRTLMLPYKDASGRVARLLTLSDFMVTDPCDGCGRNCPEQKDARFATRALRTAATALSLPV, from the coding sequence ATGCTTGAGACGCCAACGCGCCTGTGCCCGCTTGAAAGCGGCGCCAATCTGCCGTCGAAAGCCTTTTCGGCCTTCTACGCGCAGTGGAACGCCGCCCGCGGCAGCCAGGACATGCCGGATGTGAGCCGCCTCGTTCCGACCGCTTTGCCACCGCATCTTCTGCCCTCCACGGCAATCATCGGCGTGGACCATGAACCCGACCGGCTGGTGGTCCGGCTCGCGGGATCACGGGTGCTGGACGCAACCGGGGTCGAGTTCACCAATTGGGAAATCGGCTCGCTGTCCGCCCTGCCGCGCCATTTCAGGGCAAATGAGATCGGCACCAGCCGGTTCGACACAGCGGTTGCCAAGCTCAACTGGGTGGTGGAACGGGGGCAGCCGGCCTGCGGCGGCGGCAGCATCCCCTGGGCCCGCAAGGCGCATATGCAGCAGCGCACGCTGATGTTGCCCTACAAGGATGCCTCCGGCCGGGTGGCCCGGTTGCTGACACTGTCGGATTTCATGGTGACGGATCCGTGCGACGGCTGTGGCCGGAACTGCCCGGAGCAGAAGGACGCGCGGTTTGCGACGCGGGCGCTCAGGACCGCGGCCACGGCCCTCAGCCTGCCGGTCTAG
- the dut gene encoding dUTP diphosphatase yields MTTSIDVKVMQLPHGKGLDLPAYESQHAAGMDLRAAIDEGDDIVLAPGERAMVPTGLAIALPVGFEAQVRPRSGLAAKQGVTVLNSPGTVDADYRGEVKVILINHGAEPVTVTRGMRIAQMLFAPVTRGVFAVVDALDETARGSGGFGSTGTDTTAEPRKAG; encoded by the coding sequence GTGACGACTTCTATCGACGTGAAAGTGATGCAGCTGCCGCATGGCAAGGGCCTGGACCTGCCGGCCTATGAAAGCCAGCACGCAGCCGGCATGGATCTGCGGGCCGCCATCGACGAAGGCGATGACATTGTGCTGGCACCGGGCGAGCGCGCCATGGTGCCGACGGGTCTTGCCATCGCGTTGCCGGTTGGGTTCGAGGCGCAGGTGCGGCCGCGCTCGGGCCTGGCGGCCAAGCAAGGCGTCACGGTGCTCAACAGTCCAGGTACGGTGGATGCTGATTATCGCGGCGAAGTGAAAGTCATCCTGATCAATCACGGGGCCGAGCCTGTCACCGTCACCCGCGGCATGCGCATTGCGCAGATGCTGTTTGCGCCGGTGACGCGGGGCGTCTTTGCCGTGGTGGACGCGCTTGATGAAACAGCGCGCGGCAGCGGCGGCTTCGGCTCTACCGGAACAGATACGACAGCAGAACCAAGAAAGGCCGGGTAA
- the ubiB gene encoding 2-polyprenylphenol 6-hydroxylase, whose translation MRNLGRLMRAAWVLSRYDALFAIDAGEPPAPVRAARAVARLRQTFGRTHGADSSEGDRLAAAMTELGPSYIKLGQFLATRPDVIDPALAKDLTQLQDRLPPFDTATAKAIIEDDLGKPADSLFAGMGDAIAAASIAQVHKGTVPAPDGSTRDVAIKVLRPDVERRFANDLDAFFWVARLVDRTLPSARRLKLVDTVQTLADSVKLEMDLRLEAAAMSEMAERTRGDAGFRTPAIDWERTSKRVMTLEWINGIPIGDKAQLAAAGLDLKAVAANVINTFLTHAVREGYFHADMHPGNLFVEADGSPAGTLVAVDYGIMGRLSPKESRFLAEILFGFVMRDYRRVAEVHFEAGYVPETKSVDAFAQALRAIGEPILGREANEISMARLLGQLFEVTDQFDMATRPELIMLQKTMVVVEGVARDLDPDFNMWTTAEPILRQWLESRIGPEGRLQDAVRGAERMGRLMGDLPELLETAERAARSLAGPDGNSMGEGLRLHPDTARAIAEAQARQERPGRIALWIGAIALTVIAVSAVI comes from the coding sequence ATGCGCAATCTTGGACGGCTGATGCGCGCAGCCTGGGTGCTGTCGCGCTATGACGCGTTGTTCGCCATTGATGCGGGCGAGCCGCCAGCACCGGTGCGCGCTGCGCGTGCGGTTGCCAGGCTGAGGCAGACCTTCGGCCGGACCCATGGTGCCGACAGCTCTGAAGGTGACCGGCTGGCAGCAGCGATGACGGAGCTTGGGCCCAGCTACATCAAGCTTGGCCAATTCCTCGCCACCCGGCCGGATGTCATCGACCCGGCGCTGGCCAAGGACCTGACCCAGCTGCAGGACCGGCTGCCGCCATTTGATACGGCGACCGCCAAAGCGATCATCGAGGATGATCTCGGCAAGCCGGCGGACAGTCTCTTCGCCGGGATGGGGGACGCCATTGCGGCAGCTTCGATCGCGCAGGTCCACAAGGGCACCGTGCCCGCCCCCGACGGGTCCACCCGTGATGTGGCGATCAAGGTGCTGCGGCCGGACGTAGAGCGCCGCTTCGCCAACGACCTCGACGCTTTCTTCTGGGTGGCCCGGCTGGTTGATCGCACGCTGCCCTCGGCCCGCCGTCTGAAGCTGGTGGATACGGTTCAGACCCTTGCTGACTCCGTCAAGCTCGAGATGGACCTGCGGCTCGAGGCGGCCGCCATGTCTGAAATGGCGGAGCGGACGCGGGGCGACGCGGGTTTCCGCACCCCCGCAATCGACTGGGAGCGCACCTCCAAGCGGGTGATGACGCTTGAATGGATCAACGGCATTCCCATTGGCGACAAGGCACAGCTTGCGGCAGCCGGCCTCGACCTCAAGGCGGTGGCTGCCAATGTGATCAACACCTTCCTCACCCACGCGGTGCGCGAAGGCTATTTTCACGCCGACATGCATCCGGGCAATCTGTTCGTTGAGGCGGACGGCTCACCCGCTGGCACGCTTGTGGCTGTGGATTACGGGATCATGGGACGCCTGTCGCCGAAGGAAAGCCGGTTCCTCGCCGAGATCCTGTTCGGCTTTGTGATGCGCGACTACCGCCGGGTGGCGGAGGTGCATTTTGAGGCGGGCTATGTGCCGGAGACCAAGTCGGTTGATGCCTTCGCGCAGGCCTTACGCGCCATCGGTGAACCAATTCTGGGCCGCGAGGCGAACGAGATCTCGATGGCGCGGCTCCTTGGTCAGCTCTTTGAGGTGACGGACCAGTTCGACATGGCGACGCGGCCTGAACTGATCATGCTGCAGAAGACCATGGTGGTGGTGGAAGGGGTCGCGCGCGATCTCGACCCGGACTTCAACATGTGGACCACCGCAGAACCGATCCTCCGCCAGTGGCTTGAGAGCCGCATCGGGCCGGAAGGCCGCTTGCAGGATGCGGTGCGTGGCGCGGAGCGCATGGGGCGGCTGATGGGCGACCTGCCGGAATTGCTGGAAACCGCCGAGCGGGCCGCCCGCAGCCTCGCCGGACCGGACGGCAACAGCATGGGCGAAGGATTGCGCCTGCATCCGGATACGGCGCGGGCCATTGCCGAGGCGCAGGCCCGCCAAGAGCGCCCCGGGCGGATCGCCCTATGGATCGGGGCCATCGCGCTTACGGTAATTGCCGTTTCAGCGGTGATTTAA
- a CDS encoding SH3 domain-containing protein, protein MPSLPARLFKFIAASLTICRTAIAVTAGRTWSARGAGIYAMGIRATGIVLAVALTATAGPSSLAQSARSVLGGAQLGPVTGLPMPRFVSIKSSPVNVRGGPSTNHQVAWVFVRRGVPVEVTAEFENWRRIRDVDGDQGWVFHTLIDGERMVMVVGPDKAAPREGDLAKLHFAPDGASDVVALVEPGVIGTLVNCGQGWCAVRMGPHEGFMRATSLYGIYEREAG, encoded by the coding sequence TTGCCCAGTCTCCCTGCCCGCCTGTTCAAGTTCATCGCCGCCTCCCTGACCATCTGCCGGACGGCTATTGCCGTGACCGCCGGCCGGACATGGTCAGCACGCGGGGCCGGCATTTACGCGATGGGCATTCGCGCGACAGGCATTGTGCTTGCGGTGGCCCTGACAGCGACAGCCGGGCCCTCCAGCCTTGCGCAGTCGGCACGCAGCGTGCTGGGCGGGGCGCAGCTTGGCCCGGTCACAGGCCTGCCGATGCCCCGTTTTGTCTCGATCAAGTCGAGCCCTGTGAATGTGCGCGGCGGGCCCTCGACCAATCACCAGGTGGCCTGGGTGTTCGTGCGCCGGGGCGTGCCGGTGGAAGTGACGGCCGAGTTCGAGAACTGGCGGCGCATCCGCGACGTGGATGGCGATCAGGGCTGGGTGTTTCACACCCTGATCGACGGTGAGCGGATGGTTATGGTGGTGGGGCCGGACAAGGCGGCACCGCGCGAGGGAGACCTTGCCAAGCTGCACTTTGCTCCCGACGGCGCCAGCGATGTGGTGGCGCTGGTTGAGCCGGGGGTGATCGGCACTCTGGTCAATTGCGGGCAAGGCTGGTGCGCCGTACGCATGGGCCCGCATGAAGGTTTCATGCGGGCCACATCGCTATACGGCATCTATGAGCGGGAAGCAGGCTGA
- a CDS encoding DUF3501 family protein — protein MTAMPNPTEITRADIMPLDEYVKIRAQRRKDMMPVKRERRIEVGPHATFYFESFDTMWHQIHEMLYIEKGGEEQIEDELSAYNPLIPKGRELVATIMFEIDDEVRRKNVLYKLAGIEETAFIEIDGERVMSNPEHDVDRTSEDGKSSSVHFLHFPFTEDQVAKFKKPGAKIMVGFAHENYQHLAVMSDAMAQRLAGDFA, from the coding sequence ATGACAGCAATGCCGAACCCGACCGAGATTACCCGCGCCGACATCATGCCGCTGGATGAGTACGTCAAGATACGTGCCCAGCGCCGCAAGGACATGATGCCGGTCAAGCGAGAGCGCCGCATTGAAGTGGGCCCGCACGCCACGTTCTATTTCGAGTCCTTCGATACCATGTGGCACCAGATCCACGAGATGCTCTACATCGAAAAGGGTGGTGAAGAGCAGATCGAGGATGAACTGTCGGCCTACAACCCGTTGATCCCCAAGGGGCGTGAGCTGGTGGCGACTATCATGTTCGAGATCGACGACGAGGTCCGCCGCAAGAACGTGCTCTACAAGCTTGCGGGCATTGAGGAGACGGCCTTCATCGAGATCGATGGTGAGCGCGTCATGTCCAATCCCGAACACGATGTGGACCGGACGTCGGAAGACGGCAAGTCATCCTCCGTCCACTTCCTGCATTTTCCGTTCACGGAGGATCAGGTGGCGAAGTTCAAGAAGCCGGGCGCGAAGATCATGGTGGGCTTTGCTCACGAAAACTATCAGCACCTGGCCGTGATGTCGGACGCCATGGCGCAGCGTCTTGCTGGTGACTTCGCCTGA
- the coaBC gene encoding bifunctional phosphopantothenoylcysteine decarboxylase/phosphopantothenate--cysteine ligase CoaBC: protein MLTGKRILLIIGGGIAAYKSLELSRLLRRRGASVRAILTKAGQEFVTPLSVGGLTHDKVYTDLFDLTAEADMGHIQLSRDADLLVVCPATADLMAKMAQGRADDLASTALLATDKPVMIVPAMNVRMWLHPATQRNLKQLQADGVTVVGPREGDMACGEFGPGRLVEPDEIVDAIEAQFSGHALLAGRKAVVTAGPTHEPIDPVRYIANRSSGKQGYAIAEALARLGAETHLVSGPTALPDPAGVQVTRIETAREMLAATEAALPADIAICCAAVADWRADTSTNSKLKKDGSGQIPPLGLVENPDILATISVAGPKRPRLVVGFAAETDDVIGYATAKRQRKGCDWIVANDVSPGTGIMGGDDNTVHLITAGDPEHWDPMPKAQVAMKLAERVADALTDKQ from the coding sequence GTGCTGACCGGCAAGCGTATTCTTTTGATTATCGGCGGCGGCATTGCCGCCTACAAGTCGCTGGAGCTGTCGCGCCTGCTGCGGCGGCGCGGGGCGTCTGTCCGGGCCATCCTGACCAAGGCCGGCCAGGAATTCGTGACGCCGCTCTCGGTCGGCGGGCTGACGCATGACAAGGTCTATACAGATCTGTTCGACCTCACCGCCGAAGCCGACATGGGCCATATCCAGCTATCGCGAGATGCGGACCTTCTCGTGGTGTGTCCGGCGACCGCCGACCTGATGGCCAAGATGGCGCAGGGCCGGGCGGACGACCTTGCCTCGACCGCGCTTCTGGCGACCGACAAGCCGGTGATGATTGTGCCGGCCATGAATGTGCGCATGTGGCTGCACCCGGCGACCCAGCGGAATCTCAAGCAGCTTCAGGCAGACGGCGTCACAGTTGTCGGCCCGCGCGAAGGCGACATGGCCTGCGGCGAGTTCGGGCCCGGGCGGCTGGTGGAGCCGGACGAGATCGTCGACGCCATCGAGGCGCAGTTTTCCGGCCACGCTCTTTTGGCCGGGCGCAAGGCGGTTGTCACTGCCGGGCCGACCCATGAGCCGATCGACCCGGTGCGCTATATCGCCAACCGCTCTTCCGGCAAGCAGGGCTATGCCATTGCCGAGGCGCTGGCACGGCTGGGAGCCGAGACGCATCTTGTTTCCGGGCCAACCGCCCTGCCCGATCCGGCGGGCGTACAGGTGACCCGCATTGAGACCGCGCGCGAAATGCTGGCAGCCACCGAGGCGGCACTGCCGGCCGACATTGCCATCTGCTGTGCGGCAGTTGCCGACTGGCGGGCGGACACCTCCACCAATTCCAAGCTCAAAAAGGACGGGTCCGGACAGATTCCGCCGCTGGGACTTGTCGAGAACCCGGACATTCTCGCAACCATCTCCGTTGCCGGACCGAAGCGCCCACGCCTTGTTGTGGGGTTTGCGGCGGAGACGGACGACGTTATTGGCTATGCGACGGCAAAGCGGCAGCGCAAGGGCTGCGACTGGATCGTGGCCAATGACGTATCGCCCGGCACCGGCATCATGGGTGGTGACGACAATACGGTGCATCTCATCACCGCAGGCGACCCTGAACACTGGGACCCGATGCCGAAGGCGCAGGTGGCCATGAAGCTGGCCGAGCGCGTGGCGGACGCCCTGACCGACAAGCAATAA
- a CDS encoding RrF2 family transcriptional regulator — MLRLSKKTLLALEAVVDVAYNARPDPVQSKEITKRQGIPQRYLEQVMQQLVREGVLKGVRGPRGGYRLARERRRITVGEIVRIVGAMEAADDARDEAKQAAREARSAGMSANGASNGAASGTGHNSGDVPASNGGNGSAGGSPLGEQVVRPMWDAFQAEMMEKLEAITIEDLCREAETKNIRPAQQVGMDFTI; from the coding sequence ATGTTACGTCTTTCCAAGAAAACGCTCCTGGCGCTCGAGGCCGTGGTGGATGTTGCTTACAACGCCCGCCCTGACCCTGTGCAATCCAAGGAGATCACCAAGCGGCAGGGTATTCCCCAGCGCTATCTGGAACAGGTGATGCAGCAGCTTGTGCGCGAAGGCGTGCTGAAAGGTGTGCGCGGGCCGCGCGGCGGCTATCGCCTCGCGCGCGAACGGCGGCGCATCACGGTCGGTGAGATCGTGCGGATCGTCGGCGCCATGGAAGCGGCAGACGATGCCCGCGATGAGGCAAAGCAGGCGGCCCGAGAGGCGCGCTCCGCCGGCATGTCAGCCAATGGCGCATCAAATGGCGCCGCCAGCGGGACCGGCCATAATTCCGGCGACGTGCCCGCTTCCAATGGCGGCAACGGCAGCGCCGGCGGCTCGCCGCTTGGCGAGCAGGTGGTGCGTCCCATGTGGGATGCGTTTCAGGCGGAGATGATGGAGAAGCTTGAGGCGATCACCATCGAAGATCTCTGCCGGGAAGCCGAGACAAAGAACATCAGGCCGGCCCAGCAGGTGGGCATGGACTTTACAATCTAG
- a CDS encoding 2-hydroxyacid dehydrogenase has translation MRELFNARLNIEDAPLSREQLEKAVAESDVLVPTVTDRIDADLIGKAGPKLKLIANFGAGVDNIDVDAAHQRGIMVTNTPNVLTEDTADLAMALILAVPRRLTEGATIISEDNQWQGWAPTWMMGRRIHGKRLGIIGMGRIGQAVAHRAKAFGLSIHYHNRKPVNPGIEEELEATYWDSLDQMLARMDIVSVNCPHTPATFHLLNARRLNLMKPEAYIVNTARGEIIDEAALAKVIEEGGIAGAGLDVFENEPAVNPKLLNRPNVVLLPHMGSATIESRTEMGEKVVINIRSFIDGNPPPDRVLPGDV, from the coding sequence ATGCGCGAGCTCTTCAATGCGCGTCTCAACATCGAGGACGCGCCCCTGAGCCGGGAGCAGCTGGAAAAGGCGGTGGCGGAAAGCGATGTGCTGGTCCCCACCGTGACCGATCGGATCGATGCGGACCTCATCGGCAAGGCCGGGCCAAAGCTGAAGCTGATCGCCAATTTCGGTGCCGGTGTCGACAATATCGATGTGGATGCGGCTCACCAGCGCGGCATCATGGTCACAAATACGCCCAATGTGCTCACCGAGGACACGGCGGATCTGGCCATGGCACTGATCCTCGCGGTGCCCCGGCGTCTCACAGAGGGCGCCACAATCATCAGTGAAGACAATCAGTGGCAGGGCTGGGCCCCCACCTGGATGATGGGGCGCCGCATCCACGGCAAGCGTCTTGGCATCATCGGCATGGGCCGCATCGGCCAGGCGGTTGCACACCGCGCCAAGGCATTTGGCTTGTCGATCCACTATCACAACCGCAAGCCGGTCAATCCGGGCATCGAGGAAGAGCTTGAGGCTACCTATTGGGACAGCCTCGACCAGATGCTTGCACGCATGGACATCGTGTCGGTCAACTGCCCGCACACGCCCGCCACCTTCCACCTGCTCAACGCCCGCCGCCTCAACCTGATGAAGCCTGAGGCCTATATCGTGAATACCGCGCGCGGTGAGATCATTGATGAGGCAGCACTGGCCAAGGTGATCGAGGAGGGCGGCATTGCCGGAGCAGGGCTCGACGTGTTCGAGAACGAACCCGCGGTAAACCCCAAGCTGCTCAACCGCCCCAACGTCGTGCTGCTGCCGCATATGGGCTCGGCCACCATCGAAAGCCGCACCGAGATGGGCGAGAAGGTGGTGATCAATATCCGCAGCTTCATCGACGGCAATCCGCCGCCGGACCGTGTCCTGCCCGGCGACGTCTGA
- the ubiE gene encoding bifunctional demethylmenaquinone methyltransferase/2-methoxy-6-polyprenyl-1,4-benzoquinol methylase UbiE, with product MTDMKTDAAAGGTGPTTPPSNATHFGFRDVAPDEKQGLVNGVFRNVAGNYDLMNDFMSVGVHRLWKDAMVSWLAPRKSGAPFTSLDMAGGTGDIALRIAHRSGGHARVMVADINDAMLGEGKKRAATDPMGDRLSFACMNAEKLPLEPRQFDAYTIAFGIRNVPDLDAALSEAHRVLKPGGRFMCLEFSQVVVPILDDIYERWSFDVIPWLGQMVAGDRDSYQYLVESIRKFPDQKAFEGRIRDAGFSRVTHRNFTGGIAAIHSGYKI from the coding sequence ATGACAGACATGAAGACAGATGCGGCCGCAGGCGGAACCGGCCCGACCACCCCGCCCAGCAACGCCACCCATTTCGGTTTCCGTGACGTGGCCCCTGACGAAAAGCAGGGGCTGGTCAATGGCGTGTTCCGGAATGTGGCGGGCAATTACGACCTGATGAACGACTTCATGTCGGTGGGGGTTCACCGGCTGTGGAAGGACGCCATGGTTTCGTGGCTGGCGCCGCGAAAATCGGGCGCGCCGTTCACCTCCCTCGACATGGCGGGCGGCACCGGCGACATCGCGCTCAGGATCGCTCATCGCTCGGGCGGCCATGCGCGGGTGATGGTGGCCGACATCAATGATGCCATGCTGGGCGAAGGTAAGAAGCGCGCTGCGACCGACCCGATGGGCGACCGGCTGTCCTTTGCCTGCATGAACGCGGAGAAGCTGCCGCTGGAGCCGCGCCAGTTCGACGCCTACACGATTGCCTTCGGCATCCGCAACGTACCGGATCTTGATGCCGCGCTCAGCGAGGCCCATCGCGTGCTGAAGCCGGGCGGGCGCTTCATGTGCCTGGAGTTCAGCCAGGTGGTGGTGCCTATCCTGGACGATATCTATGAGCGCTGGTCGTTCGACGTCATTCCCTGGCTCGGGCAGATGGTGGCGGGCGACCGCGACAGCTACCAGTATCTCGTGGAGAGCATCCGCAAATTTCCGGACCAGAAAGCGTTTGAGGGGCGCATTCGTGATGCAGGCTTCTCGCGCGTGACCCACCGCAATTTCACCGGCGGCATCGCGGCCATCCATTCCGGCTACAAGATCTAA